The genomic window aaattaaaaaaacacaataagagaacaaaaaaagtgccaccgtggctaaacaacaaagtagaagaagcagtgagagacaaaaaaagcatccttttaaaaatggaagttaaatcctaatgaggaaaatagaaaggagcataaacacaggcaaatgaaagtaaaaatataattaggaaggccaaaaaataaataaattgaagaacagctagccaaagattcaaaaagtaatagcaaaaaaaaaagttttaagtacataagaagcaggaagcctgctaaacaaccagtgggaccactggacataagaacataagaacagccgtactgggtcagaccaaaggtccatctagcccagtatcttgtctactgacagtggccaatgccaggtgccccaaagggagtgaacctaacaggcaatgatcaagtgatctctctcctgccatccatctccatcctctgacaaacagatgctagggacaccgttccttatccatcctggctaatacctgacttaaccaccatgaatttatccagttcccttttaaatgctgttatagtcctagccttcacaatctcctcaggtaaggagttccacaagttgactgtgcgctgcgtgaagaagaactttcttttatttgttttaaacctgctgcctattaattttatttggtgacccatagttcttgtattatgggaataagtaaataacttttccttatccactttcttcatatcactcatgattttatatacttctatcatatcctcccttagtgtcctcttttccaagctgaagagtcctagcctctttaatctttcctgatatgggaccctctccaaacccctaatcattttagttgcccttttccggacaatcaagatgctaaaggagcactcaaggacattACAGAGACACTAAATGAAttcatcagtcttcatggctcaGGATGTCAGGGAaattcccaaatctgagccattctttttaggtgacaaatctgaggaactgtcccagattgaggtgtcattagaggaggttttggaacaaattgataaattaaacagtaatatgtCACCAGAACcaggtggtattcacccaagagttctaaaagaactcaaatgtgaaattgcagaactattaactgtggtttgtaacctgtcatttaaatcagcttctgtaccaaatgactggaggattgcTAATTTGacgccaatttttttaaagtgctccagaagtgatcctggcaattacaggccagtaagtttgatttcagtaccgggcaaactggttgaaatgatagtaaagaacagaattgtcagacacatagattaacataatttgttggggaagagtcaacatggtttttgtaaagggaaatcatgcctcaccaatctaatagaattctttgagaggtcaacaagcatgtggataagagggatccagtagatatagtgtatttagattttcagaaagccttttacaaGATCCCTCACAAAGGctctaagctgtcatgggataagagggaagctcctctcatggatcagtaactggttaaaagacaggaaacaaagggtaggaataaatggtcagttttcagaatggagagaggtaaatggtcGTGTCCTTCAGGGTCTGTATTGGgcccagtactattcaacattgaggtggcaaaatttgcagatgatacaaaactactcaagatagttaagtccaaaacagactgcgaagagctacaaagggatctgtgatggggcatctgccccacactggctcataaggggttaatagagccctagggtggctgtgcaggaggcagccaattagagaggggctgcaaggagcagccaatcagggctgggctggcccatataagaagggctgcagagcagagcagcttcaGTTGCTCCCTGGAGATCAAGGAGGAAGAACGCTAGCACCttagacagagcagtgctgggcaggatcagagtgagctcctggctgactggcatgctgaggccctgagataagggcagagatggggctgcagggaagtgatCCAGGGAAGTAGACTGAGAGGTTGGAGGAGATGCAGCATGTGgctgccatctacagggtccctgggtcaggacctgaagtaggggcaggcctgggtcctcccctcactcccccctcaccactgaggaagtggctggactgaGGGACTGTGATATTGTCCCCCCAGAAGGGGGGGCACAGAgtgtggcacagctggagggctgtgtcctgaaggGGACATCGCAGTCCTTGGAGGGACATGCTTCttggagcagaagtgatggcagTGAGACTCCACCAGAAGAGGGCACACTGTTTGCAGAGCTGATCCCTGGGACATCCAGCCGGGGGCGCTGCAGTGGCAAGTCCCACCCCATCacagaatctcacaaaactgagtaactgggcaacaaaatggcagatgaaatttaaagcgtaaatgcaaagtaatgcacattggaaaacataatcccaactatacatacaaaattatggggtctaaatgagctgttaccactcaagaaagatcttggagtcactctggatagttctctgaaaacatccactcaatgtgaagcagcagtcaaaaaagctaacaaaatgttggaaatcattaagaaagcGATAGATAatgagagaaaatatcatattgcctctatagaaATCCAAGGtccgcccacatcttgaatactgtgcgcGGATGtgttctcaaaaaagatatactggaattgggaaaagttcagaaaatgtcaactaaaattattaggaacAGCTaattatggaacagcttccatatgaggacaaATTAATAAGATTgaggcttttcagcttggaaaagagacaagtaaggggagatatgatagaggtctgtaaaatcatgactggtgtggagaaagtaaataaggaagaggagtgaaaacattatttactcctcataacacaggaactaggggtcaccaaatgaaattaataggcagcaggttttaaacaaataaaaaagtatttcttcacacaatgcatagtcaacctgtggaactctttgccagaggatgttgtgatggccaagaccataacaggattcaaaaaagaactagatagattcatggaggataggtccgtcaatggctattagccaggatgggcagggatggtgtccctagcctctgtttgctgaacctgggaatgggtgacaggggatggatcacttgatgattttctgttctgttcattccctctggggtacctggcattggccactgtcagaagacaggatactgggctggatggacctttggtctgagccagtatggctgtttttatgttatgttcttacGTTCATGTCTGTCTGACAAAGACAATAAATTGACTGACAACTATTAAGCAGCCAATATGAAATGGACTGGGAATCTTCTATTGGACCACTATCCACACTATAACTGTCACTAATTACATCCTGTCTTGTTAGCAGTTGCAACAAAAAGACCAAGGATGGAGACTGAATTATTCTTTTCTCCTCTGTAAGTAGTCCTCCAGATCATTTTGGGAGCACATTGACAGGGCAGAGTTTCAGGGATCACTGCCTGTGCCATTCCTGTACTGTGGCTAAACAGACTTTAGTCTGCAAGGTTAAATACCTTCTCCCGTGCCTATTCCACTTCTAAGTAGACATTATTCCCCAATGGTGCAGTCAACCCACCTCCTTTCACAAGCACTAGAATTCACTTATTATGAAGAGTAAAACTGAGTGACATTAATATTCTTCTCAGTCTTGGTGGTTTTAGGGAGCTTTTTGGTATTAATTGTGTGAATTACATTCAAAATACCTTACCGAAAGATTACACAGGAATAAAAATGCTGCAATGTTCTTCAGGATTCTCCTCTTATTGTTAACTGAGTTTTGACTGTACAGTGAGAAATCTGAGGTTGAGTGTGTGACTGGACTGCTAGCTTGACTCCTGACTTCATCAAAACCATCACTGCCACTTCTTTCTCTCATGTAGATATTCCCATTGAACATGTATGGAAACTTTCCATTgtccatatcagctgctccattgtaAATTTCTTTGTATGATGGGGTAAGTGACAGAGTGCTCCCACTGGATACAGTTACTATTCGAAGAGTTTTAATATCATCATTCACTTTTTCCTCTTCACGATGTATGGACTCAATGATAAAGAGATTCTGAATATATTTCTCAATAATAACCAGGATGGAATAAGGAAGATTGTACCATGTGTATTTCGGATGAGCCTGGGCACAGATCATCGCTAGGATAGAACCCCAAGAGAGGAGCCAGGAACCTGAAGCTGTGCCAACCAATAGGTCTGCATCAAGTTTCCTGGCAGGATTTTTTGAATTATCCATTGATCTTTCTTCTAGTCTGTAAATTAGAAGGGCGACAATTCCAGCTGCACACATAAGAGTCAGTACGGAGATAGCATATAAGTAAAACATAGTAAGTGCTAACTCACTTTTGATTTTTGAACGTCCTATCTGAATTAAGTACACAACAACGACCGCTATTGTGCTAATCAGCACAATTAGTCCAAAAATCGTGCCCACTGTTATGCCATGAAACTTGAACAGTATTTTGTGTTGGTGGTGGTGTTCTACTTTGCGTCCAATATTCTTCCACAGGACATAGAGCATTGTGGATGCTAAAATATGATACTCTATGTTGAAGGGATACAGGTAATACATTCCTTGAGAAAATATCGAACAGAGAGTTGTTGTACAATTACATTGGGGTGCATGGTcatctaaaaattaaaaacaaaaggagaaagagaTTAGATTTTGttgtgaaataaatgttttttcttttaaatgagacAACCACAACAGGGAGAATAATTATTTCAGTCAGACAGCTCATATCGTACATTTAgtcacctgcacacacacacaaaaaaattgcTGGGTGTTGGACACTAAAATCACTAGTCTGAGAGCAACTTTTGCACCTCCTCCAAAATTTGAACTACAGCCTTATTACAATTTTTAGACAAAATCCTTATAAAAAGTGAATGTTAAAAATTCACAGACATCTCTTAAAGTTCAGCACAGTTTTGAGGAGaacaatgtatttaaaatatttaagatccCAAACCAGTAGGGGCTTGATTCTGCTTCCATTCTGCAGATGAAACTCTACAGAAGCCAATAGGAGTTCCATATCTGGAACAGATGCAGAATTGAGTCCTAACTGTGCAGGGGCCTAGTTCCCCTTTCAGTTATACACCAAAGTAACTCCACTGgctttattcctgatttacacatgTATAAGTGATAGGATAATTGGTCTTTATATACTTACACTTAAATATCaccaatattttaatttaaaataaaatatttaaaaatcaattcCCTTCCCATTTCTCTACTAAACTGTGACTTATGGCTTCTACCAGCTGTTTTAGGGAAAACACAGGCTCAATCTTGTCAGGACCGTAAAGGAGAAACTAATTATCACTTTTATTTTGCATTGAATTTATCTGAAATACATACATTTACATATATGGGACAAATTTTCAAACAGGTCACAactatagtgtacttagactttatgaaagcctttgacaagatccctcaccaaaggctgttaaacAAATAAACCAGCCATAGGATAAGAGTGAAAAGTcccctcatggatcagtaactggttaaaagataggaaacaaaggttagCAATAAACGGACAGTTTTCACAGTcgggagaggtaaatagcagtatCCCCCCAATGATCTGTACTggtacctgtgctgttcaacataagaacataagaatggtcatactgggtcagaccactggtTCATCTTGCCCAGTATGTCgtattctgacagtggccggtgccagatgcttcaaaggggaGTGAACAAAACAGGCCactttatcaagtgatccagttCTTGTCACCCTGTCCCAGATTCTAGAAGTCAGGTGTTTTGGAACAccaagtccaagtacactatagccactggatcacccttgttcacatgtttgGTGACCCCCCTCAAACAagtctaatagattggtgaaacatgattttcatttacaaaaccatgttgactcttccctaacatatcatcttcatctatgtatctgataattctgttctttactatagtttcaatcaatttgtctagtactgaagttaggcttaccagcctgtcaTTACCAGGATCACCTCagtagccttttaaaaaaaaaatcagctacaCATTAGCTACCCACCAATCATCTGGAACAGAGGCTGGTATAAgggataggttacataccagttactagttctacaatttcatctttgagttccttcagaactcttgggtgaaaaccatctggttctggtgacttactGCTCTTTAATTTATCTATTTGTTCTAAAacttcctctattgacacctcaaactgggacagttccttagatttgtcacctaaaaagaatggctcaggtagggtgaccagacagcaagtgtgaaaaatcgggatgggggtgggggtaataggagcctataagaaaaagacccaaaaatcgggactgtccctataaaatcaggacatctggtcaccctaggctcagGTGTAGtaatttccctcacatcctctgcagtgaacacCAACACAAATAATTCATTTTGCTTCTCTGCAATAGCCTTGTCTTCCCTGAGTggtcctttagcacctcaattatCCAGTGGCCCCGCTGATTGcttgcaggcttcctgcttctgatgtacttaaaaaatgttAGCTGTTAGTTTTGTGTGTTtttctagttgctcttcaaagtCTTTTTTAGCctacctaattatacttttacaatAAATCTGgcttgccagaatttatgcttctttctattttcctcagtagaattTTACTTCAAAATTTTAAAAGATGTATTTCTGTTTCTAACCacatcttttactctgttgtttagccatggtggcatttttggtCTTCTtactgtctttttgtttgtttgtttgtttggggtggggaggggaatatacatttagtttgaacctctattgtgggttttttttaaaacttccatgcagtttgcaggcatttcactcttgtgactattctttttaatttcatctaactagcctcctcatttctgtgtagttcccctttttgaagttaaatgctactgtggtacCCTACATAattttaacatattcataaatgacctggaaaaggggggtgaatagtgaggtggcaaaatttgcagctgatacaaaattattcagtaTAGTTAAGTCCatagctgactgtgaagagttacagagggatctccTAAACCAGGTGACagcgacaaaatggcagatgaaattaagtGCTGATAATCCATAGTAttcccacatctggaatactgcatgcagttctggttgccccatctcgaaaaagatatattagaattggaaaaggtgtagagaagtgcaacaaaaatgattaagggtatggaacagcttccatacatgTAGAGATTAAAAAACATggcactgttcatcttagaaaagagatgactaagggaggatatgacactggtgtataaaatcatgaatggtatggagaaattGAATAGGgaggtgttatttaccccttcacataacacaagaactaggaaattaataggcagcaggtttaaaacaaacctaaaGAAGCagttcttcacacaacacccagtcaacctgtggaactcattgccaggagatgttgggaaggctaaaagtataactgggttaaaaaaagaatcaaagacgttcatggaggataggtctaccaatggctattagccaaaatggtcagagaTGAAACCCCATGCTCCCTAAACCTCagcctgccagaagctgggactggacgagaGGAATCATTCAGATTACTTtgttctgtacattccctctctctgaagcaactggcactagccactgtcagaaggcaggatactgggctagagggaccattggtctgacctagtatggctgttcttgtgtgcTAACTTGGGTCTAAAATTTCACCCACAAATATTTGTGTctgtgggggttttgtttttagtGCAAACTACACAGAGGTGCAAACAGAGTTCTCAAATCAGTACTTGGTGTGGAACACACGTTAATACAGAGATAGTCTCATCGATCACCTATTTCAGTCATCCACCATTGCATGGACGATGTTTTACCATTTGCAATTGCATCTCCTCTGTGGCAACCACAGCCATTTATCACATAGAAAAGTCATACAGTAGAACAGTGTatggcgcccgctggggcatttatgtgcagccaactagtgcccagcaggggagagaagtcacggccccgcgc from Mauremys mutica isolate MM-2020 ecotype Southern chromosome 5, ASM2049712v1, whole genome shotgun sequence includes these protein-coding regions:
- the OTOP1 gene encoding proton channel OTOP1, yielding MHTLLQVYFLWCHAKDIIQSFKTLERFGVIHSVFTNLLLWTNGVLTESKHQLNEHKERLITLGFGNITIDDHAPQCNCTTTLCSIFSQGMYYLYPFNIEYHILASTMLYVLWKNIGRKVEHHHQHKILFKFHGITVGTIFGLIVLISTIAVVVVYLIQIGRSKIKSELALTMFYLYAISVLTLMCAAGIVALLIYRLEERSMDNSKNPARKLDADLLVGTASGSWLLSWGSILAMICAQAHPKYTWYNLPYSILVIIEKYIQNLFIIESIHREEEKVNDDIKTLRIVTVSSGSTLSLTPSYKEIYNGAADMDNGKFPYMFNGNIYMRERSGSDGFDEVRSQASSPVTHSTSDFSLYSQNSVNNKRRILKNIAAFLFLCNLSLWIPPAFGCRPEYDNGLEEIVFGFEPWIIVVNLAMPFSIFYRMHSAASLFEVNCKT